A single genomic interval of Helianthus annuus cultivar XRQ/B chromosome 6, HanXRQr2.0-SUNRISE, whole genome shotgun sequence harbors:
- the LOC110910658 gene encoding protein STICHEL, which yields MSANRTTSNSYSGSLVDPSNLHLKKELTQIRKAARVLRDPGTTSTWRSPLTSSRSTAAAAAAAGDGSSSVTTVHRNYYTHCYMNSVDCSIEEVAENNINNSHSNNDNDNSNGDNVSRRKDKKVFLYNWRMQRSGSERSAQLSNADDGEESVDDSLSDARNDGDLVADDRRCVMSSSSRMFNSCKDGKSGVDDRMPTIRRGSVTKKKVKNVRQSSAAVKVELQRRLSSLVDQYADVGSDDVVVKGSSVTSPLLSRFKSGGRKDDSSYCYSTPALSTSSINNKYWVGSWDGTTGSLNYGMDDDDDEDDQLGLPGRQGCGIPCYWSSSKKSTPKRGVCGSCYSPSFSDTLRRKGSSLLCGSQTNYHRRHSSSMSGYNKKRLSHKISHVPLLTNGAESRDRSSIGTDDELSTNHGELDLEASSRLDGKRWSTSYRSQEGLELVAVNGEIEGDSPSSLVDNINCFSYKYKPMFFEDIVDQNVVVLSLVNSIIRGRIAPIYLFQGPRGTGKTSTARVFAAALNCLATGDVKPCGVCTECAGYISGKSRVITEMDGSNKNGIDKVRFLLKKLQMGSTSTFIRHDVYVIDECHLLPSKLWLAFQKFLEEPPSGIVFIFITTDLDNVPRSVLSRCQKYLFNKIKDGDIVNKLRKISEEENLDVESDALDLIALNVEGSLRDAETMLDQLSLLGKRITTDLVNELVGVVSDEKLLKLLELAMSSNTAETVKRARELMDLGVDPMVLMSQMATLIMDIIAGTYQVVEAGYGDSFFDGRSLTEAEVERLKQALKLLSESEKQLRVSSERSTWFTATLLQLGGVPSSDPTPLGSGRRQSSRTTDDDLSATFKDIYFQKHKADSQHYAPQTSTPLKLNDTNSSNSPEDALLSMRELINVDDPSVSHHDDVINANILDDIWVRCIDKCHSKTLRQLLHAHGNLVSISEDKGVLVAYIVFRDKDIKSRAERFVSSITNSFEIVLRRNTEVRIILLTDDGTTEPNNGEPTNGLSQGKIEPTSMEKCSNEDALKGRKGGNPVQRIESIIHEQRLETAWLQTAEKGTPGSLQRLKPERNQVLPQDGGSSGQMEASQPQWEDELMRELNLLKLNDGKSFSKEHTTMSPSLLHDANLVTSGYESGSAAGGCLCWNKPRHNRRGKMKPGTPVRPRRGAKFLLFGECGKSARTEYRSRR from the exons ATGTCTGCTAATCGAACAACCAGTAACAGTTACAGTGGTAGCCTTGTTGATCCGAGCAATCTGCATCTCAAAAAGGAGTTAACTCAGATACGGAAAGCTGCTCGAGTGTTACGAGATCCTGGAACAACCTCCACGTGGCGGTCGCCGCTTACGTCATCCAGATCCACCGCCGCCGCCGCTGCCGCTGCcggtgatggttcgtcttctgttaCTACCGTTCACAGAAACTATTATACTCATTGTTATATGAATAGTGTTGATTGCAGTATAGAAGAAGTTGCTGAGAATAACATTAATAATAGTCATAgtaataatgataatgataatagtAATGGTGATAATGTTAGTAGGAGGAAGGATAAGAAGGTGTTTTTGTATAACTGGAGAATGCAGAGATCCGGGAGCGAACGGAGTGCACAACTAAGTAATGCGGATGATGGAGAGGAGAGTGTGGATGATAGTTTGAGTGATGCGCGAAACGATGGAGATTTGGTGGCTGATGATAGGAGGTGTGTGATGTCTTCGTCTTCGAGGATGTTTAATAGTTGTAAAGATGGGAAAAGTGGAGTAGATGACCGAATGCCGACGATTAGGAGGGGTTCGGTGACGAAGAAGAAGGTAAAGAATGTGAGGCAGTCGTCTGCTGCGGTGAAAGTTGAATTGCAGAGACGGCTTAGTAGTTTGGTAGATCAGTATGCTGATGTTGGTTCTGATGATGTGGTTGTGAAGGGGAGTTCAGTGACGTCGCCGTTGTTGTCTAGGTTTAAGTCGGGTGGTAGGAAAGATGATTCGTCGTATTGTTATAGCACGCCGGCTTTGTCTACTAGTTCGATTAATAATAAATATTGGGTTGGGTCGTGGGATGGGACTACGGGATCTTTGAATTATGGGAtggatgacgatgatgatgaagatgatcagTTGGGGTTGCCGGGTCGTCAGGGGTGTGGGATTCCTTGTTACTGGTCATCGTCTAAGAAAAGTACACCGAAGCGTGGAGTTTGTGGTAGTTGTTATTCTCCATCGTTTTCGGATACGCTAAGAAGAAAAGGAAGCAGCTTGTTATGCGGGAGCCAAACGAATTATCATAGACGACACAGTTCATCTATGAGTGGTTACAACAAGAAGAGGCTCAGTCATAAAATTTCTCATGTTCCATTGCTTACAAATGGGGCTGAAAGCAGAGATCGTTCGTCTATTGGGACTGACGACGAGCTTTCGACTAATCACGGTGAACTTGATTTGGAAGCTTCGAGTCGATTAGATGGAAAGAGATGGTCAACAAGCTACAGAAGTCAAGAAGGGCTGGAGCTCGTAGCTGTAAATGGGGAAATAGAAGGGGATTCTCCCTCATCTCTTGTTGATAATATTAACTGCTTTAGCTACAAGTATAAGCCAATGTTCTTTGAAGATATAGTTGACCAAAATGTTGTGGTTTTGTCCCTTGTGAATTCTATAATTAGGGGAAGAATCGCTCCAATTTATCTATTTCAAGGCCCCCGCGGTACTGGGAAAACATCGACAGCTCGGGTCTTTGCCGCCGCCTTGAACTGCCTCGCCACCGGAGACGTGAAACCTTGCGGGGTTTGCACGGAATGTGCCGGGTATATATCAGGCAAGAGTCGAGTCATAACGGAAATGGACGGCTCCAACAAGAACGGGATCGATAAAGTTAGATTTTTGTTAAAGAAACTGCAGATGGGTTCTACGTCAACCTTTATCAGGCACGACGTTTATGTTATCGATGAATGCCACTTATTACCATCTAAGTTGTGGTTGGCATTCCAAAAGTTTCTTGAAGAACCACCTTCAGGCATTGTGTTCATCTTTATAACTACCGATCTTGATAATGTACCACGTTCTGTTTTGTCGCGGTGCCAGAAGTATCTTTTTAACAAAATTAAAGATGGTGACATCGTTAATAAGTTGAGGAAAATTTCGGAAGAGGAGAATTTGGATGTTGAGTCAGATGCTTTGGATTTGATTGCTCTGAATGTAGAGGGTTCGCTTCGAGATGCGGAAACTATGTTGGATCAGTTAAGTTTattaggaaaaagaatcactacTGATCTGGTGAATGAACTC GTGGGAGTTGTCTCTGATGAGAAGTTATTGAAACTACTGGAGTTAGCAATGTCATCAAACACAGCGGAAACGGTGAAAAGAGCCAGAGAATTAATGGATTTGGGCGTTGATCCTATGGTTTTGATGTCGCAAATGGCTACGCTTATTATGGATATCATTGCCGGAACATACCAAGTGGTTGAGGCTGGATATGGTGACTCGTTCTTTGATGGTAGAAGCT TGACAGAAGCTGAAGTGGAGAGATTAAAGCAGGCTTTGAAGCTTCTTTCTGAATCAGAGAAACAATTAAGAGTTTCTAGTGAACGGTCAACATGGTTCACAGCAACCCTTTTACAGCTCGGTGGTGTCCCGTCATCAGACCCTACTCCTTTAGGAAGCGGTAGAAGACAAAGCTCCCGGACAACCGATGATGACCTGTCAGCTACTTTTAAAGATATTTATTTCCAAAAACACAAAGCGGATTCTCAGCACTATGCACCTCAAACGTCCACTCCTTTGAAACTTAATGACACAAATTCAAGTAATAGTCCAGAAGATGCTCTCCTGTCAATGAGGGAACTCATCAATGTGGATGACCCGTCTGTCtcacatcatgatgatgtcataaaTGCAAACATATTGGATGATATTTGGGTCCGTTGCATTGATAAGTGCCATTCTAAAACCCTCAGGCAGCTGTTACATGCTCATGGGAATCTTGTGTCTATTTCTGAAGATAAAG GTGTCCTTGTTGCTTATATTGTGTTCAGGGATAAAGATATCAAAAGCAGAGCCGAAAGGTTTGTTAGCAGTATCACAAACTCATTTGAGATTGTTCTCCGGCGCAATACGGAGGTTAGAATTATACTACTTACGGATGACGGGACTACTGAACCAAATAACGGGGAACCAACAAATGGATTGAGTCAGGGGAAGATCGAGCCAACTTCAATGGAAAAGTGTTCCAATGAAGATGCATTAAAAGGTAGAAAGGGCGGGAATCCAGTTCAAAGAATAGAATCAATCATACATGAGCAACGGTTAGAAACGGCATGGTTACAAACTGCGGAAAAAGGCACGCCTGGATCATTGCAACGGTTGAAGCCCGAAAGGAATCAAGTGTTGCCACAAGATGGCGGCAGTAGTGGTCAAATGGAGGCATCACAACCGCAATGGGAAGATGAATTGATGCGTGAACTCAATCTTTTGAAACTCAATGACGGGAAGTCCTTTTCAAAGGAACATACTACCATGTCACCAAGCTTGCTTCACGATGCCAATTTAGTTACCAG CGGATACGAGTCTGGATCAGCAGCTGGTGGTTGTCTCTGTTGGAACAAACCCAGGCATAACCGCAGAGGGAAG ATGAAACCTGGAACCCCGGTTAGGCCCCGCAGAGGTGCAAAATTTTTATTGTTCGGGGAGTGCGGAAAATCGGCAAGGACAGAATACAGATCTAGAAGGTGA
- the LOC110910657 gene encoding PHD finger protein ALFIN-LIKE 7 isoform X2, whose translation MESIGVPKPRTAEEVFNDFKGRRAGLIKALTTDVQKFYQLCDPEKENLCLYGLPSEGWEVNLPVEEVPPELPEPALGINFARDGMQEKDWLSLVAVHSDSWLLSVAFYFGARFGFGKSERKRLFQMINDLPTVFEVVTGAKNLKDQVGAQSNGSKSKSSGKMPRASSESLPKGVKMTPPPKYEDESGEEEDDEQGGTLCGACGDNYAADEFWICCDICERWFHGKCVKITPAKAEHIKQYKCPTCTTKRARLQV comes from the exons ATGGAGAGCATAGGGGTTCCGAAACCTAGAACTGCCGAAGAGGTTTTTAATGATTTTAAAGGAAGAAGAGCTGGTTTGATTAAAGCTTTGACTACTG ATGTTCAGAAGTTTTATCAGCTGTGCGACCCTG AGAAGGAAAACTTGTGTCTATATGGTCTTCCAAGTGAAGGATGGGAAGTGAATCTGCCTGTTGAGGAGGTGCCCCCTGAACTTCCTGAGCCAGCTTTAGGTATAAACTTTGCTCGGGATGGGATGCAGGAGAAGGACTGGTTATCGCTTGTAGCAGTTCATAGTGATTCGTGGTTGCTCTCTGTTGCTTTCTATTTTGGTGCCCGTTTTGGCTTTGGTAAGAGTGAAAG GAAGAGGCTTTTCCAGATGATAAATGATCTTCCCACTGTCTTCGAAGTCGTAACTGGAGCTAAAAACCTTAAGGATCAGGTTGGAGCTCAAAGCAATGGCAGTAAAAGCAAGTCAAGTGGGAAAATG CCGAGAGCGTCATCTGAATCTCTCCCTAAAGGGGTAAAGATGACTCCACCACCAAAATATGAAGACGAGAGTGgagaggaagaagatgatgaacaAGGAGGAACCCTCTGTGGAGCTTGCGGTGACAACTACGCAGCTGATGAGTTTTGGATTTGCTGTGATATCTGTGAAAGATGGTTCCACGGTAAATGTGTGAAAATTACACCTGCGAAAGCCGAGCATATCAAGCAGTACAAATGCCCAACTTGCACTACCAAACGGGCTCGACTTCAGGTTTAG
- the LOC110910657 gene encoding PHD finger protein ALFIN-LIKE 7 isoform X1 — protein sequence MESIGVPKPRTAEEVFNDFKGRRAGLIKALTTDVQKFYQLCDPEKENLCLYGLPSEGWEVNLPVEEVPPELPEPALGINFARDGMQEKDWLSLVAVHSDSWLLSVAFYFGARFGFGKSERKRLFQMINDLPTVFEVVTGAKNLKDQVGAQSNGSKSKSSGKMQPRASSESLPKGVKMTPPPKYEDESGEEEDDEQGGTLCGACGDNYAADEFWICCDICERWFHGKCVKITPAKAEHIKQYKCPTCTTKRARLQV from the exons ATGGAGAGCATAGGGGTTCCGAAACCTAGAACTGCCGAAGAGGTTTTTAATGATTTTAAAGGAAGAAGAGCTGGTTTGATTAAAGCTTTGACTACTG ATGTTCAGAAGTTTTATCAGCTGTGCGACCCTG AGAAGGAAAACTTGTGTCTATATGGTCTTCCAAGTGAAGGATGGGAAGTGAATCTGCCTGTTGAGGAGGTGCCCCCTGAACTTCCTGAGCCAGCTTTAGGTATAAACTTTGCTCGGGATGGGATGCAGGAGAAGGACTGGTTATCGCTTGTAGCAGTTCATAGTGATTCGTGGTTGCTCTCTGTTGCTTTCTATTTTGGTGCCCGTTTTGGCTTTGGTAAGAGTGAAAG GAAGAGGCTTTTCCAGATGATAAATGATCTTCCCACTGTCTTCGAAGTCGTAACTGGAGCTAAAAACCTTAAGGATCAGGTTGGAGCTCAAAGCAATGGCAGTAAAAGCAAGTCAAGTGGGAAAATG CAGCCGAGAGCGTCATCTGAATCTCTCCCTAAAGGGGTAAAGATGACTCCACCACCAAAATATGAAGACGAGAGTGgagaggaagaagatgatgaacaAGGAGGAACCCTCTGTGGAGCTTGCGGTGACAACTACGCAGCTGATGAGTTTTGGATTTGCTGTGATATCTGTGAAAGATGGTTCCACGGTAAATGTGTGAAAATTACACCTGCGAAAGCCGAGCATATCAAGCAGTACAAATGCCCAACTTGCACTACCAAACGGGCTCGACTTCAGGTTTAG